The Chitinimonas arctica region CCCGCCGCGTTGAGCTTGCCGCCGATCACATAGGTCGGGTCCAGCCCGCCCTCGGTCAGCATGGCGGCGATCAGGCTGGTGGTGGTGGTCTTGCCATGGGTGCCCGCGACGGCGATACCCTGGCGGAAGCGCAGCAGCTCGGCCAGCATCATGGCGCGGGGGATCACCGGCACGCCCCGCGCGCGCGCGGCCAGCACTTCCGGATTGTCCTGTTTCACGGCGGTGGAGATGACCACCACGTCGGCTTGCGCCTGGTGGGACTCGTCGTGGCCGATATGGATCTGCGCACCAGCAGCCCGCAGGCTGCTGGTCACGCTCGATTCGCTCAGGTCGGAGCCGGTAACGTCGTAGTCCAGGTCCAGCAATACGCCGGCGATGGCGCTCATGCCCGAACCGCCGATGCCGACGAAGTGGATATGTTTGACTTTGTGCTTCATTGCGCTACTTCCTCGACGATGTCCGCCACGACTCGGGTCGCGTCGGGCAAAGCCCTTGTTCTGGCCGCCTCGGCCATGGCCAGCAGGCGGGGTCGTTTCAATTCGCGCAGGCGATCGGCCAGCCAGGCCGGGTTCAGATCGCGCTGCTGGATCAGGATGGCTGCGCCACATTCAGCCAGATAGGCGGCATTGCCGGTCTGGTGGTCGTCCACCGCGTGCGGGAAAGGCACCAGGATGGCGGCGACGCCGGCCGCCGCCAGTTCGGCGATGGTCAGCGCACCGGCTCGGCAGATCACCAGATCGGCATCGGCATAGGCCGTGGTCATGTCATCGATAAAGGCCACGCACTCGCCCACCACGCCGGCGTCGGCGTAATTCCGGCCCAACTGCTCGATCTGCTTTTGGCCAGCTTGGTGGGTAACTTGCGGCCGCTCGTCTTCAGCCAGCAGCGCCAAAGCTTGCGGCACCACTTCATTCAACGCGGCGGCGCCGAGGCTTCCCCCCACCACCAACACCCGCAGCGGCCCGCTGCGCGCGGCGAAGCGCTCGGCCGGCTGCGGCAGGGCGGCGATATCGGCCCGTACCGGATTGCCGACCAGCTCGCCACGGCCGGCAAAGGCGCCGGGAAACGCGGTCAGTACGCGGCGGGCCAGCCGAGACAGCACTTTGTTGGTCAGCCCTGCCACGGAATTCTGCTCATGCACGATCAGCGGACGCCATAGCAGCGTAGCGGCCAGGCCGCCGGGAAAGCCGGTGAAACCGCCGAAGCCGATCAGTGCATCGGGGCGGTGACGGAAGATGGCCGCCATCGCCAGGGTCAAGGCCCGCGCTTGCTCGACCGGCTGCACCAGTTTGCGCAGCAGGCCTTGGCCGCGCACGCCGCCAATGGGCAATAGCTCGATGGCGATGCCATGGCGGGGCACCAGTTCGGCTTCCATGCGGCCGCGTGCGCCCAGCCAGACCACCGTCCAGTCGCGCGCCTGCATTTCCTTTGCCACCGCCAGCGCCGGGAAAATATGCCCGCCGGTACCGCCGGCCATGATCATCAGGGTACGGCGGCTCATACCGTGTACCCCCGCATCAGCTGGCGATTTTCCCAATCCACCCGCAGCAGTACCG contains the following coding sequences:
- the murG gene encoding undecaprenyldiphospho-muramoylpentapeptide beta-N-acetylglucosaminyltransferase, whose amino-acid sequence is MSRRTLMIMAGGTGGHIFPALAVAKEMQARDWTVVWLGARGRMEAELVPRHGIAIELLPIGGVRGQGLLRKLVQPVEQARALTLAMAAIFRHRPDALIGFGGFTGFPGGLAATLLWRPLIVHEQNSVAGLTNKVLSRLARRVLTAFPGAFAGRGELVGNPVRADIAALPQPAERFAARSGPLRVLVVGGSLGAAALNEVVPQALALLAEDERPQVTHQAGQKQIEQLGRNYADAGVVGECVAFIDDMTTAYADADLVICRAGALTIAELAAAGVAAILVPFPHAVDDHQTGNAAYLAECGAAILIQQRDLNPAWLADRLRELKRPRLLAMAEAARTRALPDATRVVADIVEEVAQ